Proteins encoded together in one Neobacillus sp. FSL H8-0543 window:
- a CDS encoding ABC transporter ATP-binding protein: MTYAIELKNLTYAYENQESPVLNDVSFHVKPGEFVLLVGPSGAGKTTLCQTFNGIIPNVLGGQLAGEVIVDGKDVYELELKDMASSIGMVFQDPEAQLCNIYVEDEVAFAPENLMVDPFEVKKRVKDSLNEVSLSGFEHRKVFELSGGQKQKVGVAAILSMQPKILVFDNATANLDPQATKEIFDLLEKIHKEKQHTIVVVESKIDDLIHLVDRLVVMDQGQIIADAPPLEVLQKDGKKLMDLGLWIPEVSELAYSLAEDGFNFKEFPISIHSAYNQMKGFWQSTPSQTAVIQEEASREEVIAVRNLDYTYKNGTKALNNVSFSIKKGDFVAILGTNGSGKTTLIKHLMGILPPKKKKVFVNGQDISKKSLLEMSEQIGFVFQNPEHQFVTDNVFDETIYSLRVRNGMKKDEKLPDEIVKKGLSALELINLVDSKEKNPFMLSGGEKRRLSVVSSLILGQDIVILDEPTTGQDYASATKLLELCHKLNQQGKTVIMITHDIRLVCKWATKAIVMHSSELVYDGSVRDLFLQDELLRKASLLEPPVSTLAKKLTKNHLEQGIITIEQFKNEMRFVGEQAI; this comes from the coding sequence ATGACCTATGCCATTGAACTTAAAAATTTAACATATGCATATGAAAACCAAGAAAGTCCCGTTCTCAACGACGTGTCCTTCCATGTCAAACCAGGTGAGTTTGTCCTTCTTGTAGGACCAAGTGGAGCTGGTAAAACAACGTTATGCCAAACATTTAACGGGATTATTCCGAATGTCCTTGGCGGCCAATTAGCGGGAGAAGTCATTGTAGATGGAAAAGACGTCTATGAATTAGAGCTAAAAGATATGGCAAGTAGTATCGGAATGGTTTTCCAAGATCCCGAGGCACAGCTATGCAATATTTATGTAGAAGATGAAGTAGCGTTTGCCCCAGAAAATCTAATGGTCGATCCTTTTGAAGTGAAAAAACGTGTAAAGGACTCACTTAACGAAGTGAGTCTTTCTGGCTTTGAACATCGCAAAGTATTTGAGCTTTCTGGCGGTCAAAAACAAAAGGTTGGTGTTGCGGCAATTCTATCGATGCAGCCGAAAATTTTAGTATTTGATAATGCAACGGCAAACCTTGATCCACAAGCGACAAAAGAAATTTTTGACCTTTTAGAGAAAATCCACAAGGAAAAGCAGCATACCATTGTGGTCGTGGAAAGTAAAATCGATGACCTGATCCATCTTGTTGACAGACTTGTTGTCATGGATCAAGGACAAATCATTGCTGATGCTCCCCCACTTGAAGTCCTGCAAAAGGATGGAAAGAAACTCATGGATTTAGGATTATGGATCCCTGAAGTATCAGAATTAGCCTATTCATTAGCTGAGGATGGCTTTAACTTTAAAGAATTCCCGATATCCATCCATTCTGCCTATAACCAAATGAAGGGTTTCTGGCAATCAACGCCTTCACAAACAGCAGTGATACAAGAAGAAGCCAGCCGTGAAGAAGTCATCGCTGTTCGAAATTTAGATTATACCTACAAAAACGGTACAAAGGCGCTTAATAATGTTAGTTTTTCCATCAAAAAAGGCGATTTTGTTGCCATCTTGGGAACCAATGGTTCTGGAAAAACAACCTTAATCAAACATTTAATGGGGATCCTTCCGCCTAAGAAAAAGAAAGTATTTGTAAACGGACAGGATATTTCAAAGAAGTCACTTTTGGAAATGTCCGAACAAATCGGGTTCGTTTTTCAAAACCCGGAACATCAATTTGTAACAGACAATGTATTTGACGAAACGATTTATAGTCTGCGGGTTCGAAATGGAATGAAAAAGGATGAAAAATTGCCTGATGAGATTGTAAAAAAAGGACTAAGTGCTTTAGAACTTATTAATCTAGTAGATTCCAAGGAAAAAAATCCCTTTATGCTAAGTGGGGGAGAAAAACGTCGCTTAAGTGTGGTCTCTTCGCTCATTCTTGGACAAGACATTGTCATATTAGATGAACCGACAACCGGGCAGGATTATGCTAGTGCCACCAAATTATTAGAGTTGTGCCACAAACTGAATCAGCAGGGTAAGACCGTTATCATGATTACCCATGATATCCGCCTTGTCTGTAAATGGGCAACAAAGGCGATAGTTATGCATTCAAGTGAGTTGGTCTATGATGGGAGCGTCCGTGACCTTTTCCTCCAGGATGAGCTATTACGGAAGGCATCCTTACTTGAACCACCCGTTTCAACCTTAGCGAAAAAATTAACTAAAAACCATCTTGAACAAGGCATTATTACGATTGAACAATTTAAAAATGAGATGAGATTTGTAGGTGAACAAGCCATATGA
- a CDS encoding ECF transporter S component produces the protein MEATAAVYKGKKQKKGLSTLDIVLMAILAIVHGIAMTYVALLNQVLTAMGGPILTSVIIGLFTIHGVLAMYIIRKPGAALVTCLISGVVQILAGNPNGLISMVAASSYGVGIEVAFAFFKYRRYDFITLSIAGFTSMPIWFVIAGFWFGYINWGVMVMITAFLVRCLSGVILSGWISKILGDTLSKTGILNGFNISTKKSA, from the coding sequence ATGGAAGCAACAGCAGCAGTTTATAAAGGTAAGAAGCAGAAGAAAGGGCTTAGCACACTTGATATAGTATTAATGGCCATTCTCGCTATCGTTCATGGAATTGCTATGACTTATGTAGCATTATTAAATCAAGTTTTAACCGCGATGGGCGGACCTATTTTAACATCGGTTATTATCGGCTTATTTACAATTCATGGTGTATTGGCTATGTACATAATAAGAAAACCTGGTGCAGCTCTAGTCACTTGCCTTATTAGTGGGGTTGTCCAAATTCTTGCCGGAAATCCAAATGGTTTAATTTCCATGGTTGCCGCCTCTTCATATGGAGTCGGAATCGAAGTTGCCTTTGCCTTTTTCAAATATCGTCGCTATGACTTTATTACTTTATCCATTGCTGGTTTTACTTCAATGCCGATTTGGTTTGTCATCGCCGGATTCTGGTTTGGCTATATCAACTGGGGAGTTATGGTTATGATTACCGCTTTCCTTGTTCGCTGTCTAAGCGGAGTCATTCTTTCAGGGTGGATTAGTAAGATTTTAGGAGATACCTTATCGAAGACGGGCATCTTAAATGGGTTTAACATTTCTACGAAAAAATCTGCCTGA
- a CDS encoding chromate transporter translates to MVLWELFQTFFLMGFVSFGGGYAMMPFIESAATEYGWMSAESLTNMIAIAGMSPGPIAANSAILVGYSAAGLNGAIVSALAMLLPSIILVITVATFFIKLHHNPVVESMFYGLKPIVTSLIIFAAISFALSNNLITLAISFRSISTLIIFGLSLFALLKLRWNPVYIILLSGLVGIALYS, encoded by the coding sequence ATGGTATTATGGGAATTATTTCAAACGTTTTTTTTAATGGGCTTTGTCTCCTTTGGCGGGGGATATGCGATGATGCCTTTTATTGAATCAGCAGCTACAGAATACGGATGGATGTCTGCGGAAAGCTTAACAAATATGATTGCTATTGCCGGAATGTCTCCAGGTCCCATCGCAGCCAATAGTGCGATTCTAGTTGGCTATTCCGCAGCCGGGCTTAACGGAGCCATCGTTTCTGCCCTCGCGATGCTGCTTCCCTCGATTATTTTGGTTATTACGGTCGCTACTTTTTTTATTAAGTTACATCATAATCCAGTTGTTGAATCTATGTTTTATGGATTAAAGCCCATTGTCACAAGTTTAATTATCTTTGCAGCAATAAGCTTTGCCCTTTCCAATAACCTGATTACACTGGCGATTTCCTTTCGTTCTATAAGCACTTTGATTATCTTTGGATTATCCTTATTTGCCTTATTAAAACTCCGCTGGAACCCCGTTTATATTATTTTACTTTCAGGGTTAGTCGGTATCGCCCTATATTCTTAA
- a CDS encoding chromate transporter, whose translation MLFQIFWTFFKISPVTFGGGYAMIPLIVKEIVERRKWLTSTDITEIIALSQTIPGAVAVNAATFIGHRIGGKKGALAAMIGVSLPTFIIVLLLGISYFHIQDNPKLEAAFISIRVTIVAIIVYAAIKIGKTAIVDKTTFFIVLLGVPSLFFIHPAVAILIGALIGIIIVHIKRKIGYTVDLKQKEEEDPTNNPDYYMGAGI comes from the coding sequence ATGTTGTTTCAAATTTTTTGGACCTTTTTTAAGATTAGTCCGGTGACGTTTGGCGGGGGCTATGCAATGATCCCTTTAATCGTAAAGGAGATCGTCGAAAGGAGGAAATGGTTAACAAGCACCGATATTACGGAAATCATTGCCTTATCTCAAACCATCCCAGGAGCAGTTGCTGTTAACGCAGCAACATTCATTGGTCACAGAATTGGTGGAAAAAAAGGGGCACTCGCAGCGATGATTGGTGTTTCGTTGCCAACTTTTATCATTGTTTTACTGTTAGGGATATCCTATTTCCATATCCAAGATAATCCAAAGTTAGAAGCAGCCTTTATCTCGATAAGAGTGACCATTGTCGCCATCATTGTTTATGCTGCAATCAAAATCGGCAAAACAGCCATTGTCGATAAAACCACATTCTTCATTGTGCTCCTGGGGGTTCCTTCATTATTTTTCATCCATCCTGCAGTTGCCATTCTGATTGGAGCTCTAATAGGTATCATAATTGTCCATATTAAAAGAAAAATCGGCTATACCGTCGATTTAAAACAAAAAGAGGAAGAAGATCCGACAAACAATCCCGATTATTATATGGGCGCTGGCATCTAA